The Theileria orientalis strain Shintoku DNA, chromosome 2, complete genome genome has a window encoding:
- a CDS encoding UMP-CMP kinase, whose product MVDGDKQKIIFMAGMPASGKTSLSFKLCEKFGFRHISAGECLREELGKPNSDLSQLIRSYIDKGEIVPGHITLSLMKNKIDSLGWGKYVIIIDGFPRNLDNVTCWVNEMSDIVDVIYLVSLECSFDKICERLRIRKAEIERSDDKESVLKNRIRVFHEETEPVVLTFIAASKGAIINADDSFEVVWNKLETLVLSLGFKLLD is encoded by the exons ATGGTTGACGGAGATAAACAGAAGATT ATCTTTATGGCCGGGATGCCTGCCAGTGGGAAAACTAGTCTGTCCTTCAAATTGTGCGAGAAGTTCGGATTCCGGCACATTTCTGCTGGAGAATGCCTCAGGGAAGAGTTGGGCAAACCAAACTCCGATCTTTCCCAGTTAATCCGATCCTACATTGACAAAG GTGAAATCGTCCCTGGGCACATCACGCTATCGCTAATGAAGAACAAGATTGATTCCTTAGGCTGGGGGAAGTACGTCATCATAATAGACGGCTTTCCTAGAAATTTGGACAATGTCACGTGCTGGGTTAATGAAATGTCCGACATTGTGGATGTAATTTATCTTGTTAGTTTGGAATGTTCGTTTGACAAAATTTGTGAACGTTTAAGGATCAGAAAAGCTGAAATAG AGCGATCTGACGACAAGGAGTCGGTGTTGAAAAACCGAATTCGTGTTTTTCATGAAGAGACCGAGCCCGTCgttttaacttttatcGCTGCATCCAAGGGTGCAATAATTAATGCAGATGATTCTTTTGAAGTGGTTTGGAACAAGTTAGAAACTCTTGTTTTATCGCTTGGTTTTAAGCTGCTTGACTAA
- a CDS encoding GTPase activator — translation MDDKDVEIIANSDEFSPSHSKKRLSGVEGRRKGLFPFKKVESETDSSWFDIFGFGNFNVLNTNLTYGLTLALPQCDCKRLTSRPITFNVEQAIKDNPRFKSMPKQVKGERCKRFNHWWLKCCQSAVLKKQGIYWNVIQLLGTRVKINDQAVMVSEIVLGKRITLAIDLDIKRTYPSLRFFNRYGRSMLRRILLAYAFFDTEVGYVQGLNFVVANLLWHSSEEQAFWALISMMYLYDMRCMFLPGLPGVFKRCEILEHCMVRHIPRLHDHLKSVGVHIPMIASDWFMTLCANSVPIRALVTVVRTNARLWDSFFAEGWVAIFRFIIFRLKQFEEYLVTMSDIADIMKVIKYGNASLTEKWNLIELIPGFGGTNRRKSQLINAAYSTNVENLTNDPNKLEKDSDWVEIVEESLRFDIESSFIETLELTNSEVMYFDVQHTTGNICTSTGATNAVTVTNTVTVTNTVTVTNSVTSTGNNNTSTTDANSASTDTTVTINTATSNNKTGDTSINAGDATAENTGGSQTAVDDCENMIVDDITGQKSVETPIFESSLKTLRENSLDDIANRLEQLSDSFKSQLEALGVSKAYHLHLKALHDVL, via the exons ATGGACGATAAAGACGTAGAAATAATTGCAAACAGTGACGAGTTTAGTCCTTCCCATTCGAAAAAGAGGCTGAGCGGCGTGGAAGGAAGACGCAAGGGTCTATTTCCGTTTAAAAAGGTGGAATCTGAAACCGATTCCTCATGGTTCGACATATTTGGCTTCggaaattttaatgttttaaacacCAACTTGACCTATGGACTAACCTTGGCGCTTCCGCAGTGCGATTGCAAAAGGTTGACCTCGAGGCCGATCACGTTCAACGTGGAGCAGGCAATCAAGGATAACCCAAGGTTCAAGTCAATGCCAAAGCAAGTGAAGGGAGAGCGGTGTAAGAGATTTAACCACTGGTGGCTCAAATGCTGCCAATCAGCAGTGCTAAAGAAACAGGGAATATACTGGAACGTAATACAGCTGCTAGGAACTagagttaaaattaacgaCCAGGCAGTGATGGTGTCAGAAATAGTACTCGGAAAAAGAATCACACTTGCAATAGACTTGGATATAAAGAGGACGTACCCGTCGCTGAGATTTTTTAATAGATACGG TAGGAGTATGCTGAGGAGGATATTGCTGGCATATGCCTTCTTTGACACGGAAGTAGGATACGTCCAGGGGCTTAATTTCGTAGTGGCAAATTTGCTATGGCACTCTAGCGAGGAGCAGGCGTTCTGGGCCCTAATATCAATGATGTATTTATACGACATGAGGTGCATGTTTCTCCCG GGCTTGCCAGGGGTGTTTAAAAGGTGTGAAATACTGGAGCACTGTATGGTACGACACATTCCGAGATTACACGACCACCTG AAATCCGTTGGAGTCCACATACCCATGATCGCATCAGATTGGTTTATGACACTGTGTGCAAATTCAGTACCGATAAGAGCACTGGTAACTGTAGTTAGGACTAAT GCACGGCTCTGGGATAGCTTCTTCGCAGAAGGGTGGGTAGCAATATTTAGATTCATAATATTCCGTTTAAAGCAATTCGAAG AGTACCTCGTGACAATGAGTGACATCGCAGACATAATGAAGGTGATAAAGTACGGCAACGCAAGCTTGACAGAAAAGTGGAACCTGATAGAGCTGATACCAGGCTTCGGAGGAACAAATCGAAGGAAGTCGCAGCTGATCAACGCAGCATACTCGACGAACGTGGAAAACCTGACGAATGACCCGAACAAGCTGGAGAAGGACAGTGACTGGGTGGAGATAGTGGAGGAGTCGCTGAGGTTCGACATAGAGTCGAGCTTCATAGAGACGCTGGAGCTGACGAACTCGGAAGTGATGTACTTCGACGTGCAGCA TACTACTGGTAATATCTGTACCAGTACTGGTGCTACTAACgctgttactgttactaatactgttactgttactaatactgttactgttactaatTCTGTTACTAGTACTGGTAACAATAACACTAGTACTACTGATGCTAATAGTGCGAGTACCgatactactgttactattaatactgctactagtaacaataaaactGGTGATACCAGCATCAATGCGGGTGATGCCACGGCTGAAAACACGGGCGGATCTCAAACTGCAGTCGACGACTGTGAAAATATGATTGTGGACGATATAA CGGGGCAAAAGAGCGTGGAAACGCCGATATTTGAGTCTTCCCTGAAAACGTTGAGAGAAAACTCACTGGACGATATAGCGAATAGGCTGGAGCAACTGTCAGACTCGTTCAAATCACAGCTGGAGGCGCTGGGAGTTTCAAAGGCGTACCACCTACACCTAAAGGCTCTGCACGATGTGctttaa
- a CDS encoding HEAT repeat containing protein, with the protein MLCERVANVRCKKVIMNRQDSHEFVPEHVTIQIVDFNPEFRKKGLVAIDVAVKNYVKAVESQKNEKSDRDSTIDETVKRFFEYVKKKYLDKPDPNYRIGGLMAVACAALALDKNLTRYSGSFIKQVLLSFYDQDIKVRYYACESLYNIIKKCKFESISCVDEIFDGICKNVRNEIQLTCDVDEDVKYASQMLNRLLCGIILELDDVPMDLITDMLANRIFVINPFIRHLIVSWKKIKIFADFMGGIDMIEYLPKVFLGLSNMLTDTNKDVRNSAESCLNDFLAMFKKKYSGTQLMNDELFKVILLNCKRTEHAIKMPNVVWMKEISAIQPQIIHFRGFYQFLDFIIASMEDAHEEINKMASEANRLLYDNVNTVKSLSHVDQIAKALTQRILESQNEQVILSVLDWFCLMLEISPGKMDSLCGFLSKSVVACFKQSHSQPIMESTLKTFFMLISMGDKHFELLALELLELFKNEKNLLEESGRVIVLNLCKQVGFERFYTIITNSMKLSNDKHFLNIMVHNLNWTLLTSVEAQEFRNALLTQEKRSLADQLQEIWSFNSASALSFALWTEKYDLAQEIVNDISTSTLSIDFLVNLDQIVQLMDTHIFIRLRLHLLKPDVYPSLLKSLLGKQKHILYCKYVVGLSMILPQNETNRNLMRRLNMSQLTLLGQQLRM; encoded by the exons ATGTTGTGTGAACGAGTAGCAAATGTGAGGTGCAAAAAAGTCATAATGAATCGACAAGATAGCCACGAATTCGTGCCGGAACATGTAACAATACAAATAGTCGATTTTAACCCGGAATTTAGAAAAAAGGGGTTAGTTGCAATCGACGTGGCAGTGAAGAACTACGTGAAAGCAGTGGAATCACagaaaaatgaaaaaagtgACCGAGATTCCACAATAGACGAGACAGTAAAAAGGTTCTTCGAATAtgtgaagaaaaaatatcTGGATAAGCCGGACCCGAATTATCGCATAGGAGGACTGATGGCAGTGGCCTGCGCAGCACTGGCCCTAGAC aaaaacCTCACCAGATACTCCGGAAGCTTCATTAAACAGGTGCTGCTGTCATTCTATGACCAGGACATCAAGGTCAGGTACTACGCGTGCGAG TCgctgtacaatataattaaaaagtgTAAATTTGAATCGATATCATGCGTGGATGAGATATTTGATGGAATATGTAAA AACGTAAGAAATGAAATACAGTTAACGTGTGACGTGGACGAGGATGTAAAATACGCATCCCAAATGTTAAACAGACTGCTGTGCGGAATAATACTGGAGCTCGACGACGTACCAATGGACCTGATCACAGACATGCTGGCAAACAGAATATTCGTGATAAACCCGTTTATCAGACACCTAATAGTGAGTTggaagaaaataaagatattTGCAGATTTCATGGGTG GGATAGACATGATAGAGTACCTGCCGAAGGTGTTTTTGGGGCTATCGAACATGCTGACGGACACGAATAA AGACGTGAGGAACTCGGCGGAGTCGTGTTTAAACGACTTCCTGGCCATGTTTAAGAAGAAGTACTCAGGAACGCAGCTGATGAACGATGAGCTGTTTAAGGTGATACTGTTGAACTGTAAGAGGACGGAGCACGCAATAAAGATGCCAAACGTGGTGTGGATGAAGGAAATATCGGCAATACAGCCGCAAATCATACACTTCAGAGGGTTCTACCAGTTCCTAGACTTTATAATAGCATCGATGGAAGACGCGCACgaggaaataaataaaatggcaAGTGAAGCAAACAGGCTGTTGTACGATAACGTTAACACAGTCAAGTCACTATCGCACGTGGATCAAATCGCAAAAGCACTGACGCAGAGAATACTTGAGTCGCAGAACGAGCAGGTGATACTGTCAGTGCTGGATTGGTTCTGTTTAATGTTGGAGATAAG TCCAGGAAAAATGGACTCACTGTGCGGATTCTTGTCGAAATCAGTGGTAGCATGCTTTAAACAGTCACATTCACAG CCAATAATGGAGTCGACTCTGAAGACGTTCTTCATGCTCATATCAATGGGCGACAAGCACTTTGAACTGCTGGcactggagctgctggagttgTTCAAAAACGAAAAGAACCTACTG GAGGAAAGCGGGAGAGTAATTGTGCTCAATCTTTGTAAACAAGTTGGATTTGAACGATTCTAtacaataattacaaaTTCAATGAAGCTATCAAAT GACAAACATTTCCTAAATATCATGGTACATAACCTTAATTGGACACTGTTAACATCCGTT GAGGCACAGGAGTTCAGAAACGCTCTTTTAACCCAGGAGAAGAGGAGTTTAGCAGACCAGCTGCAAGAGATATG GAGTTTCAATTCAGCATCAGCTCTATCATTTGCACTGTGGACAGAGAAGTACGACCTGGCGCAGGAGATTGTAAACGACAT ATCAACTTCGACTCTGAGCATTGATTTCCTAGTAAATTTGGATCAGATAGTGCAGCTTATGGACAcgcacatttttataagaCTGCGACTGCATTTGCTGAAGCCAGACGTGTATCCGAGTCTATTGAAGTCGCTATTAGGTAAACAGAAGCACATATTG TACTGTAAATACGTTGTAGGACTATCGATGATACTTCCGCAAAACGAGACTAATAGAAACCTGATGAGGAGACTGAATATGTCACAGCTAACCTTGTTAGGACAGCAGCTGAGAATGtaa
- a CDS encoding kinesin-like protein — MIKKYPERGRIDVIVRKRPLNEIEISRGDKDIVVCNNDCGIIREYKCKIDGTSFVEEHEFKVDRFYDEKADNEQIYNEYVKPLVECAFVENMTCSCFTYGQTGSGKTYTMIGSRITNPKLIDSDQKVVAGIYEYAANDIYRIIKERGLSRQIDVVLSFFEIYSGKLYDLLQNRKPLESLDNGKNEVIIRDLSAKTVNSKDELVELMLSGLNLRKIGQNSQNDRSSRSHALLRIELKNKETSKLHGTTPLFMLINKHKLQTFVNSQNTFTNTQVYTNNVGSLVFIDLAGSERGADSLGIYHTPDKSRSAKQSFERQSTTKSLFGESVVSKASFEGTCINKSLLALKECIRAMESEKHHVPFRDSELTKVLRDIFLRESKNVMIANLSPSNRCFDQTINTMRYASKVKSFKVNTTNCGNNSNGSVNANGTYSTIGNNNASGSGNGNSSVVVNGTNSTICSDNSNSNCNGSANGHGNTKSSAKASNNSKVSNNSKASTNSNCSGSVTSSPNTTSRSANRTNINSVAGVNGTTNAINKSTSPQPTKPINKYKDLLKSTFSCRLGREAKRSNPNSSNGTPESVNNNGMDLDKTTADDNKITADDNKITLDDSNFDDAKATVDDANNSLDGDFSTGTTAGTNGDAAPDSLDADDNGGDFDFKSQLDTVLMQNVNNTMGDLDFILGNLELNEANTALYRHLVGSLPDTLDRNKLTSLDSIEKITEMYQMYNRISILSRCVQSPDTIQHVSNVLRVEFKLLLHLKQLIDCCFNQEI, encoded by the exons atgattaaaaaatacccagaaagaggaagaataGACGTAATAGTTAGAAAAAGGCCGTTGAACGAGATAGAAATATCACGAGGAGACAAAGATATAGTGGTTTGCAACAACGACTGCGGAATAATACGTGAATACAA gtgtaaaatagatggAACGAGCTTCGTCGAGGAACATGAATTTAAAGTAGATCGATTCTACGACGAAAAGGCAGACAATGAGCAGATATACAACGAATACGTGAAGCCGCTGGTGGAGTGCGCGTTTGTCGAAAACATGACGTGCTCATGTTTCACGTACGGCCAGACGGGGAGCGGaaaaacatacacaatGATCGGCTCAAGAATAACTAACCCAAAACTGATAGACTCAGACCAAAAAGTAGTTG CAGGAATATACGAGTACGCTGCGAACGACATATACAGAATAATAAAGGAGAGAGGACTGAGTAGGCAAATCGACGTAGTGCTGAGCTTCTTTGAAATATATTCGGGAAAGCTATACGACTTACTGCAAAACAG GAAACCATTGGAGTCTTTGGATAACGGAAAGAATGAAGTGATCATTCGAGACTTGTCAGCCAAGACAGTTAATTCCAAAGATGAGTTGGTGGAGTTGATGCTATCTGGGTTGAATCTGAGAAAAATAGGCCAAAATTCACAAAATGACCGTTCATCAAGGTCCCACGCACTGCTGAGAATAgagctgaagaacaaggaAACGAGCAAACTGCACGGTACGACACCactatttatgttaataaacaaacacaaGCTACAGACT TTTGTTAACAGTCAGAATACGTTTACTAACACCCAAGTCTATACAAACAATGTAGGCAGTCTAGTTTTTATCGACTTAGCCGGCAGTGAACGCGGTGCCGACTCTTTGGGCATTTATCACACGCCTGATAAATCGAGGAGCGCAAAACAGTCTTTTGAAAGGCAATCTACCACCAAATCGCTGTTTGGCGAATCGGTGGTTAGTAAGGCGTCATTCGAAGGAACGTGCATAAACAAGTCACTCTTAGCTTTGAAGGAGTGTATCAGGGCCATGGAGTCTGAAAAGCACCATGTCCCATTCAGAGATAGCGAGTTGACAAAGGTGCTGAGGGACATTTTCCTTAGGGAGAGCAAGAACGTAATGATTGCCAATTTAAGTCCGTCAAATCGCTGTTTCGACCAGACGATAAACACAATGAGGTACGCATCAAAGGTGAAGTCATTCAAGGTCAACACAACAAACTGCGGCAACAATAGCAATGGCAGTGTTAATGCCAATGGTACTTACAGCACAATTGGTAATAATAACGCTAGTGGTAGTGGCAACGGCAATAGTAGTGTTGTCGTCAATGGTACCAACAGTACAATTTGTAGTGACAACAGCAATAGCAACTGCAACGGTAGTGCCAACGGCCATGGCAACACTAAATCTAGCGCCAAAGCTAGTAACAACTCCAAAGTTAGTAACAACTCCAAAGCTAGTACCAACTCCAACTGTAGTGGCAGTGTTACCAGTAGTCCTAATACTACGTCCCGTAGCGCCAACCGTACCAATATTAACAGCGTTGCAGGCGTCAACGGTACTACTAATGCCATCAACAAATCTACTTCTCCACAGCCCACTAAACCCATCAACAAGTACAAAGACCTGCTCAAGAGCACATTTAGCTGTCGGTTAGGAAGGGAGGCTAAGAGAAGTAATCCTAACTCTTCCAATGGAACACCTGAATCAGTTAATAACAATGGCATGGATTTGGATAAAACTACAGCggatgataataaaattacagcggatgataataaaattacactAGATGATTCCAATT TTGATGATGCTAAAGCTACAGTTGATGATGCTAACAATTCATTGGATGGCGACTTCAGCACTGGCACCACTGCTGGCACTAACGGTGACGCTGCTCCCGATTCTCTTGATGCTGACGATAACGGTGGTGATTTCGACTTCAAATCGCAGTTGGACACCGTGTTGATGCAGAACGTAAACAACACAATGGGCGACCTGGACTTCATTCTAGGGAACCTGGAGTTGAACGAAGCCAACACTGCGTTGTACAGGCACTTGGTAGGCTCACTCCCGGACACCCTGGACAGAAATAAACTAACCAGCCTTGACAGCATCGAGAAAATAACAGAAATGTACCAGATGTACAATAGAATTTCAATTCTGTCTCGATGCGTGCAATCTCCAGATACCATTCAACACGTATCCAACGTTCTAAGGGTCGAGTTCAAGCTGTTATTGCACTTAAAGCAGCTTATAGACTGCTGTTTTAACCAAGAAATCTAA
- a CDS encoding TatD-like deoxyribonuclease — MRVNLALCLFIKSPIVYHPNLFPSRLQIRNKYTMETKNENIAGIGLKFVDIGANLTDKTYQGYYYGSQKHKPDLDKVFERAKKVGMEKIIITAGNLDEVNEALKICNTFDKECQFLYTTVGVHPTMCKAFLSNKYSKTDTEYLNTLDELIAQNRQRVVAIGELGLDYDRLKFCDKETQKKYFELQLELVEKHKIPMFLHLRNATSDFLEIMMRNKHKWVEAGGVVHSYTGDAETMEELVKENFYIGVNGCSLKTDDNLNTVKKIPLDKLLLETDCPWCGIRNSHSSSKYVKTKFNSVNKPNAMTAETTLSSRNEPCFIL; from the exons ATGAGAGTTAATTTGGcattatgtttatttataaagtCTCCCATAGTTTATCACCCTAATTTATTTCCTTCCAGATTACAAATAAGaaacaaatacacaatggaaactaaaaatgaaaatatagCCGGAATTGGCCTTAAATTTGTGGACATTGGGGCCAATTTAACCGATAAAACATACCAAGGTTATTATTATGGCTCACAAAAGCATAAGCCAGATTTAGACAA GGTATTTGAAAGAGCAAAAAAAGTAGGAATGGAAAAGATTATTATAACTGCTGGTAATTTGGATGAAGTGAATGAAGCACTAAAAATATGCAACACATTTG ATAAGGAATGCCAATTTTTGTATACCACTGTAGGAGTTCATCCTACAATGTGTAAAGCCTTTTTAAGTAATAAGTATTCGAAAACAGATACCGAATACTTAAACACATTAGATGAATTAATTGCACAAAACAGACAAAGAGTAGTAGCAATAGGAGAGTTAGGCTTGGACTACGACAGACTTAAGTTTTGCGACAAAGAAACGCAAAAAAA GTACTTTGAACTGCAACTGGAATTGGTTGAAAAACATAAGATTCCCATGTTTTTACACCTAAGGAACGCAACGAGTGACTTTTTAG AAATAATGATgagaaataaacataaatggGTGGAAGCAGGAGGTGTAGTCCATAGCTACACAGGAGATGCGGAGACGATGGAAGAACTGGTAAAggaaaatttttatattggAGTTAACGGGTGTTCGTTAAAAACTGATGATAACCTAAACACAGTGAAAAAAATACCACTTGACAAATTATTACTTGAAACAG ACTGCCCATGGTGTGGAATAAGGAATTCGCACTCAAGCAGCAAATACGTCAAAACGAAGTTCAATTCCGTTAATAAGCCTAATGCAATGACAGCAGAAACAACACTATCGTCGAGAAATGAACcatgttttattttgtaa
- a CDS encoding ubiquitin-activating enzyme E1 produces the protein METTNRVRNEDKIDTNLYSRQIGTFGFEMMGKLQRLKVLIIGMKASGIEIAKNLALMGVESISIHDNNVVQKRDLGVNYFIRSSSVGKETVSEACISNLRDLNRNVLVQNVIQEPNEELVVNHDVVVCCDQNVELIKRLNEMCRNNSARKRVGFICCDTYGMIGSVFVDFGNNFTCLDTTGRELKTAIIESISNDKDGLVTVITDKVIDFQTGDYVRFSEIEGMVELNNKEPLQINVNSKSSFTIGDTSKYSQYISGGIVTEVKIPKRIDFRSFEECVLEPSKTGALATIDYSLFGRAEQLHWVTMGYRMSNNGEDAWERAEFLNKNSKSCSQERIDKKVYDSFMSQRNYKVPPLASFIGAVGAHEVIKFTGKYHPIEQWLYVDFSLPSEMLSGDFSGNGFDERYKDQVSLWGSEVQNRILNSKIFVVGAGALGCEFLKNFALLGCSSQGDGLLTITDNDRIEVSNISRQFLFRSKHVGMSKSMVACKSALDINPNLRVKPLEIRVGEETENLFDENFWSSQTVIVNALDNIQARTYVDGRCVWYEKPLLESGTLGTLGNVQVILPHITQCYSETQDPPETAIPLCTLKHFPYAQEHVVEWARDAFVGVFTQIPLDIKKILNRQDLNDLNTERLELILSVLKAMSSNTKQELLKISAELFNNFFVNEIRQLLHSFPPEHMMSDGQKTLKLSQDKLNVEVLEDGTDASFNALLSEITTMLTDDLAKSPVRVNVSGVLESVEFEKDDETNFHVEFVWAASVLRSRNYGIKECDKMKAKLISGKIIPAIATTTAMVGGLVTVEFLKTLFYKSLKIEHFRNAFACLATPIWLQSEPLPPTPTRDKEYDPVTCGPVRALPKDFTIWNKLLVMIPNGTVKQLIDWIRSKFNIEVIILSAGNLCIYNSFLPQHRNERLTQPITQLVEKLGKKPIPPNLSHLVIDASCTDPDEIDVVIPSIKFEFR, from the exons ATGGAAACAACAAATAGAGTAAGAAACGAGGACAAAATCGATACAAATCTGTATTCAAGACAGATTGGAACGTTCGGTTTTGAAATGATGGGAAAACTGCAAAGGTTAAAGGTGCTGATCATAGGAATGAAGGCATCGGGAATAGAAATAG CCAAAAACTTAGCACTGATGGGTGTGGAGTCAATAAGTATCCACGATAACAATGTGGTCCAAAAGAGAGACCTgggtgtaaattatttcatAAGATCAAGCAGCGTAGGTAAAGAAACCGTTAGCGAAGCTTGCATATCAAACCTGAGAGATTTAAATCGTAATGTACTAGTTCAAAACGTGATTCAAGAACCAAACGAA GAACTTGTTGTAAATCACGACGTGGTCGTGTGTTGTGATCAGAATGTagaattaataaaaaggttAAACGAAATGTGCCGAAATAACTCGGCGAGGAAGCGAGTGGGATTTATATGCTGCGACACGTACGGAATGATAGGATCAGTGTTCGTGGACTTCGGAAACAATTTCACGTGCCTAGACACTACAGGAAGAGAGTTAAAAACAGCAATAATAGAATCAATTTCAAAC GACAAGGATGGATTGGTAACTGTTATTACTGACAAGGTAATAGACTTTCAAACGGGAGACTATGTCCGATTTTCGGAAATTGAAGGAATGGTGGAATTGAATAACAAGGAGCCGCTGCAAATCAACGTAAACTCAAAGTCGTCCTTCACAATCGGAGATACGTCGAAGTACTCGCAATACATAAG CGGTGGAATAGTGACTGAGGTTAAGATCCCGAAAAGGATAGACTTCAGAAGTTTCGAGGAGTGCGTGCTGGAGCCTTCGAAGACGGGAGCCCTGGCCACAATAGACTACAGCCTCTTCGGAAGGGCGGAGCAGTTACACTGGGTGACCATGGGATACAGGATGTCGAACAACGGGGAGGACGCGTGGGAGAGGGcggagttcctgaacaAGAACTCAAAGTCATGTTCGCAGGAGAGGATAGACAAGAAGGTGTACGACTCGTTCATGTCGCAGCGCAACTACAAGGTGCCGCCCCTGGCATCATTTATAGGTGCAGTAGGAGCCCACGAG GTGATTAAATTCACGGGTAAATACCATCCCATTGAGCAGTGGCTGTACGTGGACTTTAGCCTGCCCTCGGAAATGTTGTCCGGAGATTTCAGCGGAAACGGATTTGATGAAAGGTACAAGGACCAGGTGTCACTTTGGGGCTCGGAAGTTCAGAACAGGATACTTAATTCAAAGATATTTGTG GTCGGAGCAGGAGCGCTGGGCTGCGAATTCTTGAAAAACTTCGCACTCCTGGGATGTAGTTCGCAGGGAGACGGGCTGCTTACGATAACGGACAACGATAGAATCGAAGTGTCAAACATAAGTAGGCAGTTCCTGTTCAGATCA AAACATGTTGGAATGTCAAAGTCGATGGTAGCATGTAAATCAGCACTGGATATAAACCCGAATTTGAGAGTTAAGCCGTTGGAAATAAGGGTGGGAGAGGAGACGGAGAATTTATTCGACGAAAACTTCTGGTCGTCACAAACAGTAATAGTTAACGCATTAGACAACATACAG GCGAGAACGTATGTTGATGGGAGGTGTGTATGGTACGAAAAGCCGCTGCTGGAGTCAGGAACGCTGGGAACCCTGGGAAACGTGCAGGTGATACTGCCGCACATCACACAGTGTTACTCGGAGACGCAGGACCCGCCAGAAACAGCAATTCCACTGTGCACACTGAAGCATTTCCCGTACGCACAGGAGCACGTGGTGGAGTGGGCACGAGACGCCTTTGTAGGAGTGTTCACACAAATACCGCTGGACATAAAGAAGATACTTAACAGACAGGACCTGAATGACTTGAACACAGAAAGATTGGAGCTGATACTGAGTGTGTTGAAGGCAATGAGCTCGAACACAAAGCAAGAGTTGCTGAAAATATCAGCGGAGctgttcaacaacttcTTCGTAAATGAAATAAGACAGCTGCTGCACTCATTTCCACCAGAACACATGATGAGTGACGGTCAGAA GACGCTGAAGCTCTCGCAGGATAAGCTGAACGTGGAGGTGCTGGAGGACGGGACGGACGCATCGTTCAACGCACTGCTCAGCGAAATCACGACGATGCTGACCGACGACCTGGCGAAGAGCCCAGTGCGAGTGAACGTCAGCGGAGTGCTGGAGTCAGTGGAGTTCGAAAAGGACGACGAAACGAACTTCCACGTCGAGTTCGTATGGGCAGCCTCAGTGCTGAGGTCGCGCAACTACGGAATCAAGGAGTGCGACAAGATGAAGGCGAAGCTGATCAGCGGAAAGATCATCCCGGCAATCGCGACGACGACGGCGATGGTAGGGGGGCTGGTGACCGTCGAGTTCCTGAAGACGCTCTTCTACAAGAGCCTGAAGATCGAGCACTTCAGAAACGCGTTCGCGTGCCTGGCCACGCCGATCTGGTTGCAGTCGGAGCCGCTGCCGCCGACACCAACCAGAGACAAGGAGTATGACCCGGTGACCTGCGGGCCCGTGCGCGCGCTGCCGAAAGACTTCACGATATGGAACAAGCTGCTCGTGATGATTCCCAACGGAACGGTGAAGCAGCTGATCGACTGGATACGGAGCAAGTTCAACATCGAGGTGATCATCCTGTCTGCGGGGAACCTGTGCATCTACAACTCGTTCCTGCCGCAGCACAGAAACGAGCGGCTAACGCAGCCAATAACTCAG CTTGTGGAGAAGTTAGGGAAGAAGCCAATACCGCCGAACCTGTCACACCTGGTAATAGACGCCAGCTGTACAGACCCGGACGAAATCGATGTGGTCATTCCAAGCataaaatttgaatttaGATAA
- a CDS encoding mitochondrial distribution and morphology family 35/apoptosis protein, whose protein sequence is MGSREKESGDSTSKSGENCKHLKDLYDQCFNNWFKHDFLKGNFNDKCKLKLKDYRACLVEFFEKKGNQKLVDMIKKFD, encoded by the exons ATGGGTTCTAGAGAAAAAGAATCCGGTGATTCCACAAGTAAAAGT GGTGAGAATTGTAAACACCTTAAAGACTTATATGATCAATGCTTTAATAATTGGTTCAAACACGATTTCCTTAAAGGCAATTTTAATGATAAGTGCAAATTGAAGCTAAAAGATTACAGAGCCTGCCTTGTG GAATTTTTTGAAAAGAAGGGAAATCAAAAGTTGGTTGATATGATCAAAAAATTCGACTAA